From Arcticibacter tournemirensis, one genomic window encodes:
- a CDS encoding CPBP family intramembrane glutamic endopeptidase has protein sequence MENKALRTVQDVGAIAFLIAFSHFVPLPLYSYAVVCFLVIWFLLRREGKTFRSIGLVKNGFSVKAVLIGLVSALLWVGFMQFIYIPVIKNLFVVPDYTEYDFIKGNISKLLMIITAAWLVGGFYEEVVFRGYIQNVLEKRFFKGSAVLWSIIVTSVLFGLYHWQQDIFGVIAAILGGLFWGILYKKFDNNLWIPILSHAIFDTITLVLIYTDRFGNLYR, from the coding sequence ATGGAAAATAAAGCACTACGGACAGTACAAGATGTGGGAGCGATAGCGTTTCTAATCGCATTCTCGCACTTTGTTCCATTACCGCTTTATTCGTATGCTGTTGTATGCTTTCTTGTCATTTGGTTTTTATTGCGCAGGGAAGGCAAAACATTTCGCAGCATCGGATTGGTTAAAAACGGTTTCAGTGTAAAGGCGGTTCTCATAGGATTGGTTTCGGCTTTACTATGGGTGGGCTTTATGCAGTTCATCTATATTCCTGTAATAAAGAACTTATTTGTTGTGCCTGATTATACAGAGTATGATTTCATCAAAGGCAATATTTCAAAATTATTGATGATTATTACTGCTGCGTGGCTTGTAGGTGGGTTCTATGAAGAAGTAGTATTTCGGGGTTACATTCAGAATGTATTGGAAAAAAGATTTTTTAAAGGGTCTGCTGTCCTTTGGAGCATCATCGTAACCAGCGTTTTGTTTGGGCTTTATCATTGGCAGCAGGATATTTTCGGAGTGATTGCCGCTATTTTAGGAGGTTTGTTTTGGGGCATCCTTTACAAAAAATTTGATAATAATCTTTGGATACCTATTCTATCACACGCCATTTTCGATACCATCACGTTGGTTCTTATTTATACGGATAGGTTTGGAAATTTGTACCGATAA
- a CDS encoding LTA synthase family protein, with amino-acid sequence MKKLFNSRFSLLFSVGLLYVALSFITRIALLIWSASDIDFSFIYILRAFLTGLGFDIAIGLSFLLLYAVYLLLFPKRWIGSLADKVFTYGYLSLVLIIIFFGWMAEFPFWDEFGVRFNFIAVDYLIYTYEVVSNINQSYPLPLIIAVLIGLVVGTFFLLNKTGILRNTFSDKRPIRIRAAYAFPVLLFGLLLLGVMKNKQADFSNNLVVNELGKNGVFSFFAAFHSNELDYKTFYPTLSDKEAYAILKKTLLQENQQYASAQWDNINRITKGENESRPNIILIAIESFSGDFLKAFGNKDNLTPNYDSLANQSIFFTNLYATGTRTVRGMEALTLCVPPTPGNSIVRRPNNDHIFSIATILKQKNYHPYFIYGGDGYFDNMNNFFGGQGFDIVDRDRGNPLSDKIDTHRYNIPTNEVSFENAWGICDEDLYKQAIKYADKSNASNTPFFQFVMTTSNHKPYTFPEGTIDLPQGDRNAAVKYTDYALGKFIVEAQQKPWFKNTVFVIVADHCASSAGKWEINIDKHHIPAIIYNLPHEPQKIDRLASQIDVMPTLFGYLNWNYNTALYGKDINQMKAGEERAFIGNYRTLGLLQGKLFTQIDDRKRVKQFTVSSKDQFLTEVKNQNKKLVSETISYYQTASERFKNGKMKATH; translated from the coding sequence ATGAAAAAGTTATTTAACAGCCGTTTTTCCCTGCTGTTTTCAGTAGGATTATTGTATGTTGCTCTGTCATTTATTACAAGAATTGCCTTGCTCATCTGGTCAGCAAGTGATATAGATTTCAGTTTCATTTACATTTTAAGGGCGTTCCTGACAGGCTTAGGCTTTGACATCGCCATAGGGCTTTCGTTCTTGCTGCTTTACGCCGTTTACCTTTTGCTGTTTCCGAAAAGATGGATTGGCTCTTTGGCAGATAAGGTCTTTACTTATGGCTACCTTTCCCTTGTCCTAATCATCATCTTTTTTGGCTGGATGGCGGAATTTCCGTTTTGGGACGAATTTGGCGTAAGGTTCAATTTCATTGCGGTGGATTACCTGATATACACCTACGAAGTGGTGTCGAATATCAATCAATCTTATCCTTTGCCTTTAATCATTGCCGTTTTAATCGGCTTGGTTGTCGGTACGTTTTTCCTGCTAAATAAGACAGGCATTTTAAGAAATACGTTTTCAGATAAGCGACCTATCCGCATCAGGGCAGCTTATGCCTTTCCTGTATTATTATTTGGGCTTTTGCTCTTGGGCGTAATGAAAAACAAGCAGGCGGATTTCAGCAATAACCTTGTAGTAAATGAGCTGGGTAAAAATGGTGTGTTTTCATTCTTTGCCGCATTCCACTCTAATGAGCTGGACTATAAAACCTTCTATCCGACACTTTCCGATAAGGAAGCCTATGCCATATTAAAGAAAACGCTACTACAAGAAAATCAGCAGTATGCTTCCGCACAATGGGATAATATCAACAGGATAACCAAAGGCGAAAACGAAAGCCGTCCTAATATCATACTGATAGCCATAGAGAGCTTTAGCGGAGATTTTTTGAAAGCTTTTGGCAATAAAGACAACCTTACGCCTAACTATGACAGCCTTGCCAATCAAAGTATCTTTTTTACCAACCTGTATGCAACCGGAACAAGAACAGTAAGAGGAATGGAGGCACTTACGCTTTGCGTTCCGCCAACACCGGGAAACAGTATTGTAAGAAGACCCAATAACGACCATATATTTTCGATTGCTACCATACTAAAGCAAAAGAATTACCATCCCTATTTTATTTATGGTGGCGATGGTTATTTCGATAATATGAACAACTTTTTCGGTGGTCAGGGATTTGACATTGTGGACAGGGACAGGGGAAATCCTTTATCCGACAAGATTGATACGCACCGATACAACATACCAACCAATGAAGTAAGTTTTGAAAACGCCTGGGGAATTTGTGATGAAGATTTATATAAGCAGGCAATCAAATATGCAGACAAGAGCAATGCGTCAAATACGCCATTCTTCCAGTTTGTAATGACAACATCGAACCACAAGCCTTATACCTTTCCTGAAGGTACGATTGACCTGCCGCAAGGCGACAGGAATGCAGCCGTAAAATACACCGATTATGCGTTGGGAAAATTCATTGTGGAAGCGCAACAAAAGCCGTGGTTTAAGAACACCGTTTTTGTGATTGTAGCAGACCATTGTGCCAGCAGTGCAGGAAAATGGGAAATCAATATCGACAAACATCATATCCCGGCAATCATTTACAACCTGCCACACGAACCTCAAAAAATAGACAGGCTGGCTTCGCAGATAGATGTAATGCCCACTCTGTTCGGGTATCTGAACTGGAACTATAATACTGCGTTATATGGCAAGGACATTAACCAAATGAAAGCCGGGGAAGAACGGGCGTTTATCGGCAATTACAGGACATTAGGCTTATTGCAGGGCAAGCTGTTTACCCAAATTGATGACCGTAAACGTGTGAAACAATTTACCGTATCATCAAAAGACCAGTTCCTTACCGAAGTAAAAAATCAAAACAAGAAATTGGTATCTGAAACCATTTCGTATTACCAAACTGCCAGCGAAAGGTTTAAAAACGGAAAAATGAAAGCAACACATTAA
- a CDS encoding diacylglycerol kinase family protein, producing MKKSSDGFLIGRVKSFRYAFKGAFFLITTEHSVITQSLLAVILIISGFLFHITKTEWLFQVLVIGLVLSIEGLNTAVEKLCDFIHSDYHKHIGFIKDIAAGAVTFAALTAVVVILIIYSPYIYEKVI from the coding sequence ATGAAAAAATCCAGCGATGGTTTTTTAATAGGCAGGGTAAAAAGCTTCCGGTATGCGTTTAAAGGAGCTTTTTTTCTCATTACTACCGAACATTCCGTCATTACACAGTCCTTGTTAGCCGTCATACTCATTATTAGCGGCTTCCTGTTCCACATTACAAAAACAGAATGGCTATTTCAGGTTTTGGTCATCGGGCTTGTATTAAGCATCGAAGGGCTTAACACCGCCGTTGAAAAACTTTGTGATTTCATCCATTCCGACTATCATAAACATATCGGTTTTATAAAAGACATCGCTGCGGGTGCTGTAACCTTTGCCGCCCTGACCGCTGTGGTGGTTATCCTCATTATTTATTCCCCTTACATCTATGAAAAAGTTATTTAA
- a CDS encoding IS1595 family transposase: protein MNLFSFSAHFGTEDDCINHFKSERDKIGLTCKCGSTEHFWIKSRLSYECKKCRSRTSLKSGTIMENSNLSFLIWYKTMFLMSVTKKGFSAKEIQKQLGLKRYEPVWAMVHKIRKAMGNRDAQYTLEGMIEFDEAYFTVESSEIEQKKGIRGKGSVGKQNVAMIAESTPLEDIDTGKKEKHVRFFKAKVLDGHSGEEINEAIKESVDNQSIVFTDKSTSYMDISDFVELHIMEKSSKETTEETLKWVHIAISNAKRNLLGNYHKIKRKYLQLYLNEFIYKLNRRYFGDRLFERLIIANITGL, encoded by the coding sequence ATGAATTTATTCAGTTTTTCAGCACATTTTGGGACAGAAGATGATTGTATAAATCATTTTAAATCTGAGAGAGATAAAATAGGACTCACGTGCAAATGTGGAAGCACAGAACATTTTTGGATAAAGAGCAGATTAAGTTATGAATGCAAAAAATGCAGAAGTCGAACTTCTTTGAAAAGCGGAACCATCATGGAAAATTCGAATTTGTCTTTTCTAATTTGGTACAAAACCATGTTTTTGATGAGTGTTACCAAGAAAGGATTTTCAGCCAAAGAAATCCAAAAACAATTGGGATTAAAGAGGTATGAACCAGTTTGGGCGATGGTTCATAAGATAAGAAAAGCCATGGGAAACCGAGATGCACAATACACTTTGGAAGGGATGATAGAATTTGACGAAGCCTATTTTACAGTAGAATCTAGCGAAATAGAGCAGAAAAAAGGAATTCGTGGAAAAGGTTCAGTTGGGAAACAAAATGTAGCGATGATAGCAGAATCAACACCGTTAGAAGATATTGATACTGGAAAAAAAGAAAAACATGTTCGCTTCTTTAAAGCGAAGGTTTTAGATGGACACAGTGGAGAAGAAATCAATGAAGCCATTAAAGAATCTGTAGATAATCAGAGTATTGTTTTTACAGATAAAAGCACTTCTTATATGGATATTTCAGATTTTGTAGAGCTTCATATTATGGAAAAAAGTTCAAAAGAAACTACCGAAGAAACTTTAAAATGGGTTCATATTGCCATTAGCAACGCCAAAAGAAATTTGTTGGGCAATTACCACAAAATAAAAAGAAAGTATCTTCAACTCTATCTCAACGAATTCATCTACAAGCTAAATCGAAGATATTTTGGAGATAGACTCTTTGAAAGGCTTATTATTGCTAACATTACAGGATTATGA
- a CDS encoding site-specific integrase produces the protein MKTVNFPKSLADFLTKYLPAERGMSNNTIASYRMTFILLISFMEEHKGIKPQKLVFGDLTKTCIVEFLNHLEQVRKCSISTRNVRLAALHTFFKFVQYEWPEQLEECRSVLSIKVKKAQRGTINYLSVDGIRLLLSQPDLTTKQGIRDLALLALMYDTGARVQEIIDLTPENIRLNKPYTIKLIGKGNKARIVPLMDAEVVHLKNYMEKNRLLEAHAGTYPLFYNTRREKLTRAGVTHILHKYATMARNSDKLLIPEKISCHSLRHSKAMHLLQAGVNLVYIRDILGHQSVITTEVYARVDSKQKREAIESAYINVVKKEAPVWVNNESLLDWLKNF, from the coding sequence ATGAAAACAGTTAACTTCCCTAAGAGCCTTGCGGACTTCCTGACCAAATATCTTCCTGCAGAAAGGGGAATGAGCAATAACACTATAGCATCATACAGGATGACATTCATTCTGCTCATCTCTTTTATGGAAGAACATAAAGGCATAAAGCCCCAAAAGCTGGTGTTCGGCGATTTGACAAAAACTTGTATTGTCGAGTTCCTTAACCACCTGGAGCAGGTACGCAAATGCAGTATCTCTACCCGCAACGTTAGGCTGGCGGCATTGCATACCTTTTTTAAGTTTGTGCAATACGAATGGCCGGAGCAATTGGAAGAATGCCGGAGCGTGCTTTCAATAAAAGTAAAAAAAGCACAGCGCGGCACCATCAATTATCTAAGCGTTGATGGCATCCGGCTTTTGCTAAGCCAGCCTGACCTGACCACAAAGCAAGGAATACGGGATCTGGCTTTGCTTGCATTGATGTACGATACGGGTGCTCGGGTGCAGGAGATCATCGACCTAACCCCGGAAAATATCAGGTTAAACAAGCCTTATACCATCAAACTCATAGGAAAAGGTAATAAAGCGCGTATTGTTCCGCTCATGGATGCAGAGGTGGTTCACTTAAAGAACTACATGGAGAAAAACCGATTATTGGAAGCCCATGCAGGGACATACCCATTGTTCTACAATACCCGAAGGGAAAAACTGACACGGGCGGGTGTTACCCATATCCTGCATAAATATGCAACAATGGCGCGAAACAGCGATAAGTTGCTAATCCCCGAAAAAATCAGTTGCCATTCGCTTCGCCATTCAAAAGCAATGCACCTTTTACAAGCTGGTGTTAACCTTGTTTATATACGTGATATTCTTGGGCATCAATCGGTTATCACAACCGAAGTCTATGCGAGAGTTGATTCCAAACAAAAACGGGAAGCAATAGAAAGCGCCTACATCAACGTTGTTAAAAAAGAAGCCCCTGTATGGGTGAACAATGAAAGCCTATTAGACTGGTTAAAGAACTTTTGA